Proteins encoded in a region of the Eubalaena glacialis isolate mEubGla1 chromosome 20, mEubGla1.1.hap2.+ XY, whole genome shotgun sequence genome:
- the CNOT7 gene encoding CCR4-NOT transcription complex subunit 7, translated as MPAATVDHSQRICEVWACNLDEEMKKIRQVIRKYNYVAMDTEFPGVVARPIGEFRSNADYQYQLLRCNVDLLKIIQLGLTFMNEQGEYPPGTSTWQFNFKFNLTEDMYAQDSIELLTTSGIQFKKHEEEGIETQYFAELLMTSGVVLCEGVKWLSFHSGYDFGYLIKILTNSNLPEEELDFFEILRLFFPVIYDVKYLMKSCKNLKGGLQEVAEQLELERIGPQHQAGSDSLLTGMAFFKMREMFFEDHIDDAKYCGHLYGLGSGSSYVQNGTGNAYEEEANKQS; from the exons ATGCCAGCAGCAACTGTAGATCATAGCCAAAGAATTTGTGAAGTTTGGGCTTGCAACCTGGatgaagagatgaagaaaattcGTCAAGTTATCCGAAAATATAATTACGTTGCTATG GACACCGAGTTTCCAGGTGTGGTTGCAAGACCCATTGGAGAATTCAGGAGCAATGCTGACTATCAGTACCAACTACTGCGGTGTAACGTGGACTTGTTAAAGATAATTCAGCTAGGACTGACATTTATGAATGAGCAAGGAGAATACCCTCCAGGAACTTCAACTTGgcagtttaattttaaatttaatttgac GGAGGACATGTATGCCCAAGACTCTATAGAGCTACTGACAACATCTGGTATCCAGTTTAAAAAACATGAGGAGGAAGGAATTGAGACCCAGTACTTTGCAGAACTTCTTATGACATCAGGAGTAGTCCTCTGTGAAGGGGTCAAATGGTTATCATTTCATAG TGGTTATGACTTTGGCTATTTAATCAAAATCCTGACCAATTCTAACTTGCCTGAAGAAGAACTTGACTTTTTTGAGATCCTTCGATTGTTTTTTCCTGTCATTTATGATGTGAAGTACCTCATGAAGAGCTGCAAAAATCTCAAA ggTGGTTTACAGGAAGTTGCTGAACAGTTAGAGCTGGAACGGATAGGACCACAACATCAGGCAGGATCTGACTCATTGCTCACAGGAATGGCCTTTTTCAAAATGAGAGAA ATGTTCTTTGAAGATCATATTGATGATGCCAAATATTGTGGTCATTTGTATGGCCTTGGTTCTGGTTCATCCTATGTACAGAATGGCACAGGGAATGCATATGAAGAGGAAGCCAACAAGCAGTCATGA